One Watersipora subatra chromosome 4, tzWatSuba1.1, whole genome shotgun sequence genomic window carries:
- the LOC137394290 gene encoding uncharacterized protein encodes MATASNRGDSSGDELSKETEDVDWDRKYEVRYRHSGEDEPEDWGPLFGFKNMNVKEILDDIKPYHITHLYCRRDIPPLGLISPRLNTLDVRDLHDPSQWERLSQLSHLEILKLSSNDFSEGLPEVICNLTSLKSLDVDRCEISQLPERRRPDGQKVLDLIGQDPDLVAMEVRYHKVCFREFIRQDTRTTQPAVQRESDPYNETYRKYFMPFLSKEEQCTDQTGS; translated from the exons ATGGCTACTGCTAGTAATAGAGGAGATAGTTCTGGAGATGAGCTGAGTAAAGAAACAGAGGATGTAGATTGGGACAGAA AATATGAAGTCAGATACAGACATTCTGGTGAGGATGAGCCTGAAGACTGGGGGCcattatttggtttcaaaaataTGAACGTTAAAGAGATTCTTGATGACATTAAACCCTATCACATAACTCACTTGTACTGTAGAAGAGATATTCCACCACTAGGACTCATCTCCCCACGTCTGAACACACTTGATGTGAGAGACCTACATGATCCATCACAGTGGGAAAG ACTATCACAGCTTTCTCATCTTGAAATCCTCAAGCTCAGTAGTAATGACTTCTCTGAGGGTCTACCAGAAGTTATCTGCAACCTCACCAGTTTGAAATCACTTGATGTTGACAGATGTGAAATTTCACAGCTACCAGAGAG AAGACGGCCAGATGGACAAAAGGTATTGGATTTAATTGGTCAGGACCCTGACTTGGTAGCTATGGAAGTGAGATATCACAAAGTATGTTTCAGAGAATTCATCCGCCAAGACACTAGGACAACACAGCCAGCCGTACAAAG AGAATCAGATCCATACAATGAAACGTACCGGAAATACTTTATGCCATTCTTGAGTAAAGAGGAGCAGTGCACAGATCAAACAGGATCTTga